GAGGCATCTTTGGGAGCTGGTTCAGAAGGTCCCTGGGGGCTGTTTTGGGGGTTCCTGGGGGCTGTTTCAGAGATTTTTAGGAGCTGTTTCAGGGATCTCTAGGAGCTGTTTTGGAGAGTCCTTGAGGGCTCTTTTGGGGGTTCCCTGGAGCTGTTTCAGGGATCCCTAGGAGCTGTTTCAAGGATCTCTGGGAGCTGTTTGAGGGATCTTTAGGAGCTGTTCCAGGGATCTCTGGGAGCAGGTTCAGAGATCTCTGGGGCCTGTTTTGGGGGTTCCCTGGGGTCAGGTGGGTGCTGCCTGATTTCACACCACACTCCCCCCTGTCTCCCCTCAGAGGGCTGTGGCACTGACTCATCCTGtgaccaggagctgctgttggtgTAGCCCAGCCAGGAGAGAACCTGCAGGATCCTGCATCCATCGCCGtcccagccccaccctgggctgTGATTCAGACTGAAGTGATGAGCTTTGAGCTTAACTAGAAATAAAACTTGGACAGAAAAACAACCCAGCCACAAGTCTGTGGGTTTTGTGTGCTCGCTGGGTTGAGGTGCAGGCTTGGGAGAAGATACTTTTAGGGAAAAGTAGAGGTAAAAAGTGAGGGTTTCAGGTCAATGaactgagggagggaggggaggagggagagggaccTGCAGACCATGGCTGAAACACAGCAAACTCCAGGCTCAGCCCAAAACCAGAAGTTTTAGGACAAAGCTGACCGCCTGCAAGACCCCAACAACCCAGAACACCCAAAGCCACTACAATTTTATCTATATTGATGAATAAATTAAGCCTAAAGGGAGGAATAATGAGACACCAGAAATCCTGGATCATTCAGACACATTCTTATTCAGCCACACCAAGGGATGTGCAAAGGAGGGTTTGAAGTGTGAAATCAGGATTATAATTAATTCCTTcccccaacaacaaaaaaaagggaaggtCAGTGTTTCCTACAAATTCACTCAGCCCTCCTTTGCCTTTGGAAGCAAGCAGAGGAGCTGACAGCGaggagctgggccaggctctgcctcaggactgctcctgctccccccacatgctgtgtgtgtgtgaaggaTCCAAACACGTGGGAGGTGGGATCACAGGCACAGcaacagggctgagctgcagcctcccagtTCCCCTCAGCGTTAACCCTTtggaagcagcacagccagagcccttCTCCAGCACTTCTGAGGCCAATTTATACATTCCAAGGAAGGATCTGTGTGTTCTGGGGGGCTCTGCACACCAGAGGCAGGGCTGCTAGGAGAGCAGCGTGCGCCTGACGACGCGCCCGTCCCTGTCGATGGCGAAGTTGTAATTGCGGGGCTTGTCCAGGCACTCCTCGATCCGAGCCTCCAGGTTCTCGGGGGTGATGAAGTTTTTGGCTTCCTCCTGAAGCAAAGCACAAGGATTGTCCCCCCTCAGGATTATCCCAGCCTGttcccagagctctggctcAAGCTCCCTCCCCATCCACGTGCTGTCAACACCCCTGGAAGGTGCTGGTGCTTGTGGttcccagctgccagctgagaaatccGTGGAAAACAAGCCCACGGCTCCCACATGGCTCCCTGGCAGGGAATTCTGGCAAGCTGCTCCCCAGGAGGCACCAGCTGCTCTTACCTGCAGCTGGAGaacctccttctccttctcctccaggaaaGCCTCCATTTTCCTGGCCTGTTTCTCTGCAATCTCtgatttcctcctcttctgctcttcctcttctctcctgAGTCTCTCCTCTCTGCCAGGCACAAAGGAAAATGTCATGGAGGAGGTGACACATCCACCCAGAGCACCTTGACTTGGCcctcagcagcagaaggcaCAGGAACCACGAGAGCTGCACAGGCAGATTTATTCCAACAGGTCAGGAtttcccagaaccacagaatcagtcagggtgggaaaggctgtgtcctcttgttctctgctcccaggcagATCCTGACCcatcctggctgcaccctcctgtcagggagttgaGGACAGTGACAAGGTCTCCCTTGAGCCTCCTctgcccaggctgagccctcccagctgctcctaCCAGGATCTGagttccagacccttccccagctttgctgcctttccctggaaCATTCCAGCATCTCCAAGTCCTTCCTGAACTGGGGGGCCCAGAACCGggcacagcactcgaggtgtggcctcacaCAGGGcaagaatccctgccctgctcctgctggaccattcctgatccaggccaggagcctgCTTGGTCACctgggcactctgctggctcgtgtccagcctgctgtccatctgTCCCCCAGGTCCccttctgcctggctgctgtgcagaacCCCACAGCTGCACTTGTTATCCCTCATTTCCTTGGATGCAGCCTGTGCAGGTCCCTTacagagccctcctgccctgcagcacaccCACACCCGGCTCAGTGCCACCTGCAAATCTGCTGCTGGTCAACTCAACCCCCTCATGCAGATCATCAGCAAAGGCATcaaacagggctggggacaccctgagccctggggacacctctggTGTGACCATTCCCCACCGGGCCTGGCCACCAACCAGTTCCTAACCAGGAATGACCCTGCCCAagcttctctgtgcccagctgtgccctgcagggccgTGCTGACCTGCGGGCCCTCTGCCGCCCGTTCTCCTCCTCGTTCCAGGCCATCAGCCGCCggtgctcctccagctcctccggCGAGCCCTCGGCGGTCAGGCGCTCCTCCCGCTTCTTCTGCAGCACCTCGGCCCTGAACTCCGCCCTGCAGGGCCGGGGGAGGGCGCTGAGCTCCTGCCCGGGGCCGGCAGCACAGCGGGGCCTGCCCGGACTGCCCCAGAGCAgaaccagccccagcacccGGACCCAgcaccctgcccctgccccacagagctccagtgccaccctgacCCTGCCCCTCAGcgctcccagtgccaccctgacCCTGCCCCTCAGcgctcccagtgccaccaccctgccactgcccctcagtgccaccatccTCACTCTTCCCTGCCCCTCATCAGTGCAAACCCCACCGCCCTCCCCACCCCCCAGATCTCCCGGCTCCCGTTACAAAGTGCCCCACAGCCACCCCTCCACTGCCCCGCTGTCCCTCACAGCGGCCCCAAATGGCCACAAGGCCACACTCCCCTGCCTCCTACCCCACAACCCTCTCTTGTTCCACATCAGCCCCCCAGCACTTCATTCAGCCTCCAACTCCacacccagagccagccccaaccttcccctgccccacagccccatacacctgcccctgccccaCGGCCAGTCCTGTACCCAATAAAGGCAGCCCCCAAAAACCCCAtacccagctcctgccccaaacTCAGCCCTTcaaccctgccctgccccacagccagtCCCTTTCCCAAACCCACAACCACCCCCAGCCCATGTCCGACCTTCCCCTGCCCCATAACCAGTCCCTAACTCAAACCTACaacccctcccctgccccatAACCAGTCCCGACCTTCTCCTGCCCCATAACCAGTCCCGaccttcccctgccccacagccgGTTCCTTACCCAAACCCATCCACCCCCAGTCCCAGCCCATGTCCGACcccccctgccccacagccgCCCCTGCCTCCAGCCCCCATCTCCACGGCCCCAGCCCAGCcgtgccccgcagccccggtaCCGGAGGGCGCTGAGCACCAGCCGGTGCTGCCGGTACCGCTCCtgcaccaccagcagctcctcggGGTCCACGGGCGGCGGCAGCTTCACCCGGCCCACCTTGGACTTGGCGGGGGGGTCGTGCCGGGTCTTGCGGCCCCGCGCCGGCACCGCCCGCGGGCCCCAGGCGGGGCAGAGCCCCGGGaaggagccggggccggggccagGGCCGAGCCCCGGGAGCGGGACGGGCCCCGGGCGGCAGCGCCTCAGCGCCCGCAGCATGGCGGCGCCTGAGGGACCGCGCGGCGCGGAGAGTGACGTCACACCTGTGCGCCGCGCAACCGGAAGGGGAGCGGGGCGTGATGGGAAATGGAGTTCGGGAGGGGAGAGGGACACGGACACCcgtggggacaagggacaccctagaggggacagggacagccgTGGGGCGGGGACACTCTACACGGGACACAGGCACCGGCGGGGATAGGGACACCCTACACGGGACAGGGGCACCCGTGGGACACAGACAGCCAGGGGGCACGGACACCGGAAGGGATAGGGACACCCgagtgacagggacagccagaGGCCACGGACATCcgtggggcagggacaccctaCAGGGGATAGGGACACCCATGGGACACGGATATCCGTGGGACAGAGACACCAGCGGGGATAGGGACACTCTacacgggacagggacagccaggggacacgGACACCGGCAGGGATAGGGACACCCgagtgacagggacagccagaGGACACGGACATCcgtggggcagggacaccctgcagGGGATAGGGACACCCATGGGACACGGATATCcgtggggcagggacacccgTAGGACATGGACATCCATGGGGCAAGGACGCCCTacacgggacagggacagtcaggGGACACATGGACACCGGCTGGGatagggacagccagggacaggcaggggacaCGGACATTCGTGGGGCAGTGACACCCTTCACGGGGACAGGGAAATCTGTGGGACACGGACACCGGCGGGGACAAGGAGACCCGTGGTACAAGGACAGCGGCGGGGACAGTGACACCCTATacgggacagggacaccccacgGGCACCTACGGGACGGGGAGAGCcccaagggacagggacactgccacaggacaggcctggggacagggagaggcctggggacagggacactgccacgggacagggacagccccacGGGACACGGCACCCCAAAATCGGACGCCCGCCCCCTGGGACACGAATTGCCCACCCAAGGATCCCAAGGAACGCGACCCCCGCCCGCCACGGGCACGGCATCCCCCTGGGGAcaccgctgtccccgctgtccccatgCCAGCCCCGCCAGTCCCTCCATCACCATCACTCTCACAGATCCCCCCCAGCCCCTTTATTCCCCTCGGGGGGTCCCGGGTCGCTCCCGCGGGGTTCGGTGCCTCCGGTCAGGGGCGCAGAGcggggggctgcgggagagggGCGGGGGGAGCGGTCAGTGCCGGTACCGGGGACCCCCAGATCGGTCAAACCCCACGCCGGGGACCCCCCAGATGGGTCAGACCCGGTCCCGGGAACCCCTGGCATGGGTCAGTCCCcgccccagggacccccagcctCGGTCAGACCCAGTCCCGGGGACCCCCAGGACCCCAAGAATGGATCAGTGCCCTTCCCGAGGACCCCCCGGGATGGGTCAGTCCCGGTCTCCCGGACCCCCCAACACCCCCAGATGGGTCAGTCCAAGTCTTAGggacccccagcacccccaaaatCTGTCAGACCCGCTCCCGGGGACCCCCAGGATGGGTCAGTCCTGGTCCCGGGGACACCCAGCACCCTCAGGATGGGTCAGACCCGGTCTCGGGGatcccccaggacccccaggatGGGTCaatccctgtcctggggacccCCAGATCGGTCAGACCCCGTCCCGGGGACCCCCAGGATGGCTCAGACCCCGTCCCAGGAACcctccagcacccccaggaTGGGTCAGACCCAGTCCCGGAGACCCCCAAGACCCCCAGGATTGGCCAGACCCGGTCCCGGAGACCCCCAGGATTGGTCAGTCCCGGTGTTGGacaccccacagcacccccaggatGGGTCAGACCCACTCCCGGGGacccccccaggacccccagccccgTCCCCGCTCACCGGCAGCGGCTCCTCCCGCCgggggggacacgggagggGACGGCAGCGCCCCAGAGGGGACGGGACCTGcgggaggaggggggaaaaaaagggagaaaagcagcCGGGATTGGGGGGGGGTCACCCCATGGATGGGGGAAATTCCAGGGTGGGCGAAGTGCGAGGGATTCggggaggaagggaaatggGAGGGGATGACAAACACGGGAAAAGGGGATGAACTGTGGGGGGGATAAatcagggagggggaaaaactGGGGGATTTTAGCCCTTGGGGGTGATAAACCCTGATAATTCAGTGAGGGGGATAACCTGGGGCAGTTTTAGCCCGTAGCGTTGATAAACACAGATAATTCAGGGAGGGAGATATACTGGGGTGGGATTTATAGCCTGTGAGAGTGATAAATCCGGATAATTTAGAGAGGGGGATAACTCAGAGAGATAAACCCGAATAATTCAGGGAGAGGGATAAACTGGGGGGGATTTTAGCCCGTGGGGGTGATAAATCAGGATAATTCGGGGAGGGGAATAAACTGGGGAGGGGTTTATAGCTCATGGGGTGACAAACCTGGATAATTCAGTGAGGGAGACAACCTGGGGTGGCATTTATAGCCCGTGGGGGTGACAAACCTGAATAATtcagggaggaggaaaaccCAGGGTGACAAACCCAGATAATTCAGGGAGGGGGATAATCCGGGGTGATAAACCTGGAAAATTCAGGGAGGGGGATAAACTGGGGTGATAAACCTGGAAAATTCAGGGAGGGGGATAAACTGGGGTGATAAACTCGGATAACTCAGAGAGGGGGATAACCTGGGGAGGTGATAAATCCAGATAACTCAGGGAAGGGGATAAACTGAGGGATTTTAGCCCGTGGGGTTGATAAACCCGGATAATTTAGGGAGAGGGATAACCTGGGGGGATTTTAGCCCGTGGGGGTGATAAATCAGGATAATTCAGGGAGGGGGATAAACTGGGGTGATAAACCCGGATAATTCAGGCAGGGGGATAACCTGGGGGGATTTAAGCCCGTGGGGGTGATAAACCCGCAGTGGGGTTTAACCTGGAGCAGACATAAATCCAAGAACTCAGGGGGGGATAATCGCGGGACGGGGACAGGATTCCGAGGGGATACAACCCAGGGAGGATAATTTGGGGCAGCGTAACTCGGGCAGGGAGAACCCAGAGGGATTTTAAACCCAGGACAGGATG
This sequence is a window from Melospiza georgiana isolate bMelGeo1 chromosome 5, bMelGeo1.pri, whole genome shotgun sequence. Protein-coding genes within it:
- the MRPS26 gene encoding 28S ribosomal protein S26, mitochondrial, which gives rise to MLRALRRCRPGPVPLPGLGPGPGPGSFPGLCPAWGPRAVPARGRKTRHDPPAKSKVGRVKLPPPVDPEELLVVQERYRQHRLVLSALRAEFRAEVLQKKREERLTAEGSPEELEEHRRLMAWNEEENGRQRARREERLRREEEEQKRRKSEIAEKQARKMEAFLEEKEKEVLQLQEEAKNFITPENLEARIEECLDKPRNYNFAIDRDGRVVRRTLLS